A single genomic interval of Eurosta solidaginis isolate ZX-2024a chromosome 3, ASM4086904v1, whole genome shotgun sequence harbors:
- the Sps1 gene encoding inactive selenide, water dikinase-like protein, which produces MSYQVDALNSSHLELQGGGGGAELRRPFDPTAHDLEPSFRLTRFADLKGRGCKVPQEVLGKLVAALQQDYSSASDQDAQFLNMAIPRIGIGLDCSVIPLRHGGLCLVQTTDFFYPIVDDPYMMGKIACANVLSDLYAMGVTDCDNMLMLLAVSTKMTEKERDVVVPLIMRGFKDSALEAGTTVTGGQSVVNPWCTIGGVASTICQPNEYIVPDNAVVGDVLVLTKPLGTQVAVNAHQWLDQPERWNRIKLVVSEEDVRKAYHRAMSSMARLNRTAARLMHKYNAHGSTDITGFGLLGHAQTLASHQKKDVSFVIHNLPVIAKMAAVAKACGNMFQLLQGHSAETSGGLLICLPREQAAAYCKDIEKQEGYQAWIIGIVEKGNKTARIIDKPRVIEVPAKD; this is translated from the coding sequence ATGAGCTATCAAGTGGATGCATTAAATTCTTCTCACCTTGAATTGCAAGGAGGTGGCGGTGGAGCCGAGCTTCGTCGACCATTCGATCCAACTGCTCACGATTTGGAACCATCTTTTCGGTTGACTAGATTTGCTGACCTCAAGGGTCGTGGTTGTAAGGTGCCACAAGAAGTCCTTGGAAAACTTGTAGCTGCTTTACAACAAGATTATTCAAGTGCTTCGGATCAAGATGCTCAATTTTTGAACATGGCCATACCACGCATTGGTATTGGTTTGGATTGCTCAGTTATTCCATTGCGTCATGGTGGTCTTTGTTTGGTACAAACTACGGATTTCTTTTACCCTATCGTTGACGATCCCTATATGATGGGAAAAATTGCTTGTGCCAATGTATTGAGTGACTTGTATGCTATGGGTGTTACTGATTGCGATAACATGTTGATGCTGCTTGCAGTCAGTACCAAAATGACTGAAAAGGAGCGCGATGTTGTGGTTCCACTTATTATGAGGGGTTTCAAAGACTCTGCACTTGAAGCTGGTACTACTGTAACAGGTGGGCAGAGTGTAGTAAATCCTTGGTGTACCATCGGTGGAGTCGCATCAACAATTTGCCAGCCTAATGAGTACATTGTTCCCGATAATGCAGTTGTCGGAGATGTTCTAGTATTGACCAAGCCACTTGGTACACAAGTGGCTGTGAATGCTCATCAATGGTTAGATCAACCAGAACGTTGGAATCGTATTAAACTAGTAGTATCCGAAGAAGATGTGCGTAAAGCATACCATCGCGCAATGAGTTCAATGGCACGACTAAATCGTACCGCTGCAAGATTGATGCACAAATACAATGCACATGGCTCCACAGATATTACAGGCTTTGGACTTCTTGGACACGCACAAACTCTAGCTTCacatcaaaagaaagatgtttcATTTGTTATTCATAACCTTCCTGTTATAGCTAAGATGGCTGCTGTTGCAAAAGCTTGTGGAAATATGTTTCAGTTATTACAAGGTCATTCCGCAGAAACGTCAGGTGGTCTCTTAATTTGTTTGCCACGAGAACAGGCTGCTGCATACTGTAAGGATATTGAGAAACAAGAAGGATACCAAGCTTGGATTATTGGTATTGTCGAAAAAGGCAACAAAACTGCACGCATCATAGATAAACCACGAGTTATTGAGGTGCCCGCAAAGgattaa